In the genome of Pseudomonas sp. B33.4, the window TCAGCGTTCCATGCTTTGTCGCAGACTCGATGTCTGCGACTCCGCTATGGTGGCTGTATGCGGGAGACCCTCGGGTCTGCCGGGTGCCTATAACCGGTTCGCTAACCTGCGTACAGCCGCCACCTTTCTGTTTAGCGACAGTTATGGCGGCTCCACTCTAATAGGAGCTTCACCATGATCAAACCAACACCCAACCCGCCCGAAACCGCCTCGGTTTCCCCCTACGAATCCATCGACTCCAAAAAACTCCACGAAGCCGCCGACCGCGCGCTCGACCATTACCTCTGTCCACCCGGTTCCACGCCGCCCCCACGTAAAAACCGTGGGATGTACGCCGTCACCGCTGACAACAAAACCGAAGAACTGCTGGTCGATGCCAGTGCAACACTCGCTTCGGCCAAAACCATCGCCCAGAACGTCTCCAGCCTGTTGCCGGCATCGCAGCGCCAT includes:
- a CDS encoding DUF6124 family protein, whose product is MIKPTPNPPETASVSPYESIDSKKLHEAADRALDHYLCPPGSTPPPRKNRGMYAVTADNKTEELLVDASATLASAKTIAQNVSSLLPASQRHALAGIAQLIMLGELAVNRALDNLQLPE